AAGCGCGGCTAATCGTGATCAGTGATTGCCTATAAATAAGTCATAAAAAAACCTCAGCCGATTGGTCTGAGGTTTTTTTATGCAGCAAGTAGGTTTTTAGACCAAGAGTTGCATTCTTCTTGATCAATCTACCCTCCACTAACCAAGTACATATTTAGTCACCATCACAAGACAAACCAATACAATCATGGGACGAATGAGTCTACTGCCGCCTTTTACTACCATATGCGAGCCAAAATACGCCCCTATAGTTTGCCCTACCATCATCGCCAGCCCTACTGTCCACAATACATTACCGCCCAATATAAAGAAGATTAATGAGCCAATATTGGTCGATAAATTCAGTACCTTTGCCGCACCAGTTGCTTCGATAATTTTTCGACCACGTAATGCCACATTGCCAAGCGCAAAAAACATACCTGTCCCAGGTCCCATATAGCCGTCATAAAAACCAATTAAAGGGGCGGCAATTTTTTGCCAAGCACCTTCTGAGATACGAGGGGCAGCTTCCACTTCACCAAGTTTGGGGGCAAACAAAGTATAGATACCAATGGCTGCAATCAAAAATGGAATCAGCTTTTCTAACAAGTCAGGTGGCGATAACTGCACCGCGATTGAGCCAAAGATAGAGCCAATAAAAGCCGCAATAATCGCTGTCTTAATGTTCTTGGGTTTAACCACACCCTTTCTAATCATGGTAATAGACGCTGCTAGTGCCCCTGATGCTGCTTGTAGCTTATTGGTACCCAGTGTCAATACAGGCGGAATATTGGCAAGTAGCATGGCAGGAATAGTCAACAAACCACCGCCACCAGCAATAGCATCGATAAAACCTGCCAACGCGGCTACAGCGGTCAACATTAAAATAACTTCAATAGAAAGGGATACGTCCATGACACTGACCTGCAAAATTTATGATATAAGAGACACAAGCCTTAAAACATTCAACCAATTCTACTTTTTAGCAGCATTTTTTTAGCAATACTTTTTGATAGTATTTGTTTAAAAACGCTCATTTAAAAGTAGTTGGATGAATATCAGGCAAAAAATATGGATAGATAATGTGTATATTATTTTGATAACGGCTAATGCTATAAGAGTCAAATCCGATGCTAACCGTTACGTAAAGCGGCTTATTATAAAGATAAAACTGCGAAAAAAGCCATAACCCTAGCAAAGTCTGCTAGATTTATCGCACAAGGTACTTTAAAAACAGCTTTTTTCGTCATGAAGCTTTCAAGTTAAAAGGTAAAACCGGTAACCTATTTCATTTGTTTATATGAATAAGAATATGAGAAACTAGGGATATACATCTATTACACTGGTATTATAAACATCAGTGCTAACAAAGACTCGTCCCCATATGTGGTCGCGTACTTAAGGCGGAGCCATTACAGACATACAAGAATACTTGAGCTTTTGAATACTTTCGCACGTTTTATTTAGTTAATGAGGACAATATGGCAATACATAAAATCAGAGCGTTTTTTAATCTCGAGGCTTCGGGCGGTATCGTCCTAGCGCTGGCAGCTATCGCAGCAATGATTATTGCTAATACTTCTCTAAATACGTGGTACGAATCCTTTATTCACGCACCTGTCGCTATTCAAATTGGCAGCTTCTCAATCGCTAAAGATGCGCATCATTGGATTAATGATGGCTTGATGGCAGTGTTCTTCTTTTTAGTGGGACTTGAGCTTAAGCGTGAAGTGTTAATCGGCGAGCTGTCCAATGTAAAGCAAATTATCTTGCCAGCAGGAGCGGCTCTTGGCGGCATGATCATGCCAGCCATCGTCTATCTGTTTTTTAACTATAATGAACCTGAGTTTTGGCGAGGTTGGGCGATTCCTGCCGCAACCGATATCGCCTTTGCTCTTGGTATTTTGAGTTTACTTGGTAATCGCGTACCCAATTCATTAAAAGTATTCTTAGTCTCGATTGCTATCTTTGATGATATCGGCGCGATTATTATCATCGCTTTATTTTATACCAATGATTTATCACTTGGTTCACTGGCTATCGCGGGCTTATGTCTGCCGTTTTTATATCTGCTTAATCGCCGTAACGTTACTAGCATAACTCCTTATTTGCTAATTGGCGTTATCATGTGGGTTGCCGTACTCAAATCCGGTATCCATGCAACGTTAGCTGGGGTTGTATTGGCGCTATTTATTCCTTTATTTGATCGCACTGACCCTGAGCATTCCCCGCTTGAAGAGCTTGAACACGACCTACAAAACACAGTTTCTTACGGTATCCTGCCATTATTTGCTTTTGCCAATGCGGGCATTTCGCTTAAGGGCGCAGGGTTTGGTGAGCTGTTTCATTCTGTACCGCTTGGTATTGCCGCTGGACTGTTCATCGGTAAACAAGTAGGCGTCATGCTGATGTGCTGGTTAATTTTTAAATTGGGCATTTCTACTATGCCAAAAGGCATGAACTTTAAGCAAATCTACGGCGCAGCATTGTTATGTGGTGTAGGCTTTACCATGAGTTTGTTTATCGGTGGGCTTGCATTTGCCGGTGAGACACCATTATTTGATGAGCGTTTGGGTATCATTATGGGTTCAATCGTCTCTGGTATCGCAGGTTATATGATGCTCAAAGCCACTTTAAAAGATGAGGTTAATGTAACCTCTGTAGACTTAACGCGTCATTCTTAATGTACGATTGAGCTACTTTATCCCAAAGTAGCTCAATCAACTTCATAAAAAGCAGTTGCTACAGAGTTGCTCATAAATATGGATTCCATCGACATCTCTAAAAAAATCGCTAAAACAAGTGCCGCCAGTGCTCGGCAAGGTGCAGGCTGTCATCAAGCGCCTGTTTCTTATCAGCATCATGGACGCACCACTGCCATTGATGACCATAGTGATCTGCAAGTATTAAAACGCATTAAGCGCTATCTACTGCCAAAAGACTTTGTCATCTCGCAAGATTTGTTAGAGGAAATAGTTGCAGGCTACGATATTGGCGATCCAATAGCAGATGATCTAGCCTCTGATGGCATTCGTTTTGCCAAGCCATTACAGCAGTTTATTATTGATAAGAAAGCGGACTCTAACCTCAAGAATAATTCCTCATTCAACGCATTAACTGAACAATTTAGTCGCCATCCCGACTGGTTTGATCCCAAGCTTGCCCAAATCGGCGCGGTTGCCTATCGCCGTTATCCACTGATGCTGATTTGGTTGTTGCGTAATGTAGCCCTCATGGCAGGCTATAGTATCCCTGCCTTATCGCTACCGCTGATTCAGACTGGCGCACTGATGCATGACGCTTTACCAAGATTGATGCGTACCTACGCCTATATCTTGGCGGTCTCTGAGCACCCTCAATTGCATTTAGATTCAGAGCATAGCAAACCTAATATTGAACGAGTATTGGCTATCGGCTCTGAAGGTTGGCAGCAATCCATTAAAGTACGTCAAATACATACCTCAGTACGACAGAACTTGCTCAAAGGTAAAGGCAATGCTGCTAAAGGCGTCATACCAGATGCCAACCAACATCACAACCCAGATGGCAGCTGGAATACTGCATATTGGGGTATTCCTATCAATCAAACCGATATGATTGCTACTCATTTGCAGTTTTCACTGTTGATTATGCGTGGCTTAAGATTGCTTGGCGCCCGTATTAGCACTGAGGAAGCAGAAGGCATTTTGCATTTATGGAATCTTGCCAGTTATTGGATGGGAGTTGATTTGCAGCGACTGCCAAAAGATGAAGCCGCCTGTTGGGAATGGCTCTATACCTATTTGTCGATTCAGCAGCTTGATTTTAAAATGGGACGACCACTGGCAAAAGCCCTGCATGATTTGCCACGTCAGCTGATGGGTGAGGACAATCGCCGTGGGCGTTTTGTTGAGATGGTCAATGCCAGTGTGACCCGTACCTTGGTTGGTGATGATATTGGCGATGGGCTAAACCTACCAAAATCCAAAATACGCTTTGGCGTATTGTCTTCCGTGCCGATTCTATTTGCCCTCGATACTGCCCGTCAACACAATAGTAGAGTCGCCAACAAGCTAGAAGCATTTCGTGCTAAACGCCAAGACAATATGAACTGGTGGTTAAAGAAAAATGATGAGTATTATAAATAGAATGCATTCATTTATTATCACTAACGTTTATAATAACGATCCTCCTTCGCCAAAAACATGATTATTAGCGAGTATCTAACACTTCTATGATCGAGTATCTTGTATGCGGTAATACCACTCTAGTTGCCGATCAAAGCCTGTTTCTAATAAACTGGCAATGACTCGTCCCGTCAGACCCCACACTGTTTCGCCATCTACTTGCCAGCTCGGTGTCAGAAGCGTTGCTGCCTGATCTTGCAATGTATATTCTATGGAATATTCGACTGTTGGCTGAGTTAATAAAGTCTCAAAATCTGCCCAAAAAATGCGTGATATCTCCCCAAGCTCTGGTACCAAAAGCAGATCTGGCGCAATAAGTGCCACAATAGGACGTACACTCATACCACTTTTAGAGGTTTGGATAGGCAATTGACCAAGCAGCTGAACTTTATTAGGCGGTAGCGCAGTTTCCTCGCAAGCCTCACGTAGGGCGGTAACGACATTGTTACCATCACCTAGTTCATGTTTGCCACCAGCACAGGATACCTCGCCAGCATGACTGTTCATATGAGCAGCGCGGCGAGTCAGCAGCAGCTTAGGATGGCGCTCATGAGTGATAGCGACCAAGATAGAGGCATCGGCGATTGGGGTTTGATAAAGACTATTTAAAATACGGGCACTGCGCGAATGGTCGTGAGAGTCATAAAGCGCGGGACTAGCAATAGCCTTTAAGGTCTCGTGCTGCACCCGTTCAGCCAACTTTCTGATCGTGGGATAACGTATAAAATCTGGTACAGCAACTGTCATTTCATCAAAACGTACGGACTGTGAGGGATTTAGCATTATAATTGCCCTGTATTTTTATCAGTATTAGCCATCAAAACCTTGAATAGTTGCAGCAAGCAGATTGCGACAACCGTCAGACAGACATGGTCTTTTATCATTGTACGACTGCAATTGGTCCTCATGGATCAAGGGTGTCATTCATATATTATTTAGGAAATGCTCGTGGATAAGATTTTTTCATTACATAAAATGCAGGGCAAAACTGATGATTGCCCGCAAAGATTGCCCTTAGTCATCATTGCCATTGCTTGGGCTGGCGGAACAGTTGCCACTGCTGTATTGGCATTACTGGGAAATTGGCAAAATATCGCGATGATTTTGGGCTCATTTGGCGCCAGCTGCCTGCTTATTTTTGCTTATCCAGAAAGCCCTTTTGCTCAGCCAAGAAACATTGTCGGTGGTCATCTTATTACTACCTTTACTGGCTTAGCTTTTATGTCTTTATTTGGGGTTGAGTGGTGGAGCTTGTCCCTTGCCGTTGGTACGGCAATTGCTCTCATGTTACTGCTGCGCGTACCGCATCCACCTGCAGGCTCCAATCCATTGATTGTGATGCTCGGCGGCGTAAAGTGGCATTTTTTGCTCACTCCGACGCTAGTAGGTGCCCTTGCCTTGGTAGTGGTAGCGCTGATTTACAACAATATTGGTCGTGGCAGACACTATCCGCGCTATTGGTAACATAGTCAATTTAAAGTAGAGTGACTTATAGCCTAGCGCAATCTGATAATAACTGCATACCTTTTGTGTGACTGATAGGCTTGGTCTATTCTGTTGGCACACAAGGAATTCCAGCGGTGATTCAACTCACAAAATACGCTATTATTATCATTGCCAGTATGAGGAAGATTTGTGTTATCTTAATATAAAGGGCGATTGTCAGATAATCATCTGATATTCGATAGCCCTAGTATCTGATACAACAACCTGATACAACAACAATTATAAATCTTAAAGCTATACGTCTTAAAGTAACCTTATCTCTCTCATTTCATTATATAAGGCAGTCGATATGCGCTATTGTCTACAATGCGGTTGTGAAGCAGAACGCAAAATACCAGCTACGGATAATATACCGCGTTTGGTATGCCCAAACTGTCATTATATTCATTATGAAAACCCAAAGATAATTTGTGGTTCGCTGGTCGTCCATAAACATCGGGTGCTGCTCTGTCGACGCGCAATCGAGCCGCAGTATGGCTTATGGACGTTACCTGCAGGCTTTATGGAAAACGGCGAAACCATGGCCGAAGGTGCCGCGCGTGAGAGCTTTGAAGAGGCTGACGCGGTCGTGATCAATCCACATTTATATTGCTTGTATGACATTCCAGATATTGGTCAAATCTATAGCATCTATATCACCGAACTAAAAGACGGTGCTTATGGTATCGGCTCTGAAAGTCTTGATTGTGCGTTATTCACAGAAGAAGACATTCCTTGGGATAAGCTTGCGTTTGAAGCGGTACGCCGTACCCTAAAAAGCTATTTTGCAGACCGTCAACATTACGACAGTTATGATCAATTCCCAATTCATCAAGAGATCATTGGTAAAGACCAAGCCATTAAGCGCTATTAATAACGAAGCTCGCTAAAAAGCTGACTTACAAAAGCAAGTAGTAAAGACCGTTGATAAGAATTAAGCTCAAATCTTATCAATGGTTTTTTATTGCCTAATGTTAACTGCTTAAGCTAAGTCGCGAGGATACCATGCTGACACTACAACACTCTTTTGCCCTATTACCGCTAACTTTAGCCCTAGGGCTGACGAGTGTAAGCGGTCATGCTGAAAACACTTCTTTAACCGCTAAGGAATCAGACCCGCAAACGCTTGGCTGGAGGCAAGGTTTCCCGCCTCCAAAAGGCAAGCTAATCACTCAACCACAGTCGGACTTTTTTAGTTTTCCCAAACTGCGTTGGACAGTCTGTCATATTCGAGAGCTAATGCCCACTACCGAAGTCAGTCGCGGTATCGGTGCACCATCCAAACTTGACTATGCACTCGATAAAAATATTGATGCCATTACCTTTACCCCAACCAATAGCAAACGCCCTATGACATGGCGGCAGTCACTTGATGCCAACTATACAGACGGCATTATGATCCTGCAT
The window above is part of the Psychrobacter cryohalolentis K5 genome. Proteins encoded here:
- a CDS encoding TSUP family transporter, with the translated sequence MDVSLSIEVILMLTAVAALAGFIDAIAGGGGLLTIPAMLLANIPPVLTLGTNKLQAASGALAASITMIRKGVVKPKNIKTAIIAAFIGSIFGSIAVQLSPPDLLEKLIPFLIAAIGIYTLFAPKLGEVEAAPRISEGAWQKIAAPLIGFYDGYMGPGTGMFFALGNVALRGRKIIEATGAAKVLNLSTNIGSLIFFILGGNVLWTVGLAMMVGQTIGAYFGSHMVVKGGSRLIRPMIVLVCLVMVTKYVLG
- the nhaA gene encoding Na+/H+ antiporter NhaA produces the protein MAIHKIRAFFNLEASGGIVLALAAIAAMIIANTSLNTWYESFIHAPVAIQIGSFSIAKDAHHWINDGLMAVFFFLVGLELKREVLIGELSNVKQIILPAGAALGGMIMPAIVYLFFNYNEPEFWRGWAIPAATDIAFALGILSLLGNRVPNSLKVFLVSIAIFDDIGAIIIIALFYTNDLSLGSLAIAGLCLPFLYLLNRRNVTSITPYLLIGVIMWVAVLKSGIHATLAGVVLALFIPLFDRTDPEHSPLEELEHDLQNTVSYGILPLFAFANAGISLKGAGFGELFHSVPLGIAAGLFIGKQVGVMLMCWLIFKLGISTMPKGMNFKQIYGAALLCGVGFTMSLFIGGLAFAGETPLFDERLGIIMGSIVSGIAGYMMLKATLKDEVNVTSVDLTRHS
- a CDS encoding oxygenase MpaB family protein, producing the protein MDSIDISKKIAKTSAASARQGAGCHQAPVSYQHHGRTTAIDDHSDLQVLKRIKRYLLPKDFVISQDLLEEIVAGYDIGDPIADDLASDGIRFAKPLQQFIIDKKADSNLKNNSSFNALTEQFSRHPDWFDPKLAQIGAVAYRRYPLMLIWLLRNVALMAGYSIPALSLPLIQTGALMHDALPRLMRTYAYILAVSEHPQLHLDSEHSKPNIERVLAIGSEGWQQSIKVRQIHTSVRQNLLKGKGNAAKGVIPDANQHHNPDGSWNTAYWGIPINQTDMIATHLQFSLLIMRGLRLLGARISTEEAEGILHLWNLASYWMGVDLQRLPKDEAACWEWLYTYLSIQQLDFKMGRPLAKALHDLPRQLMGEDNRRGRFVEMVNASVTRTLVGDDIGDGLNLPKSKIRFGVLSSVPILFALDTARQHNSRVANKLEAFRAKRQDNMNWWLKKNDEYYK
- a CDS encoding NUDIX hydrolase, which gives rise to MLNPSQSVRFDEMTVAVPDFIRYPTIRKLAERVQHETLKAIASPALYDSHDHSRSARILNSLYQTPIADASILVAITHERHPKLLLTRRAAHMNSHAGEVSCAGGKHELGDGNNVVTALREACEETALPPNKVQLLGQLPIQTSKSGMSVRPIVALIAPDLLLVPELGEISRIFWADFETLLTQPTVEYSIEYTLQDQAATLLTPSWQVDGETVWGLTGRVIASLLETGFDRQLEWYYRIQDTRS
- a CDS encoding HPP family protein; translated protein: MLVDKIFSLHKMQGKTDDCPQRLPLVIIAIAWAGGTVATAVLALLGNWQNIAMILGSFGASCLLIFAYPESPFAQPRNIVGGHLITTFTGLAFMSLFGVEWWSLSLAVGTAIALMLLLRVPHPPAGSNPLIVMLGGVKWHFLLTPTLVGALALVVVALIYNNIGRGRHYPRYW
- a CDS encoding NUDIX hydrolase is translated as MRYCLQCGCEAERKIPATDNIPRLVCPNCHYIHYENPKIICGSLVVHKHRVLLCRRAIEPQYGLWTLPAGFMENGETMAEGAARESFEEADAVVINPHLYCLYDIPDIGQIYSIYITELKDGAYGIGSESLDCALFTEEDIPWDKLAFEAVRRTLKSYFADRQHYDSYDQFPIHQEIIGKDQAIKRY